The window GTTCGGCAGTGACAGGGTATGTAGGCGCTATGCGGATATTGCTGTCTTTTGGGTCTTTTCCATATGGATAGGTGGCTCCCGCGCCAGTCAGGGTAACGCCCGCTTCCCTGGCAAGCTGTACGGTACGGGCGGCACACCCGGAAAGGGTGTCCAGTGATATAAAGTATCCTCCTTTGGGATTGCTCCAAGATGCAAGTCCGCTGCCTTTTAGGCTGTCACCCAGTTTGCTCAGCACAATATCAAATTTTGGCCGGATTTCATCGGCTAGTTTTTTCATGTGGTTCCGTATGTTTTCCGGCGTTTTGAAGAACTGCACATGGCGCAGCTGATTTAGTTTGTCATGCCCTATAGTCTGTGCAGACATGTGTTTCTTGAATTCTGTAATGTTTGCTGTGCTGGAAGCAACTAGGGCGATACCGGATCCGGGAAAACTTATTTTAGAGGTAGAGAAAAAATAGTAAGGCCTGTCAGGATTCCCGGCTTTTGCGCACTCTGTTAAAATATCTTTTAACGGCACCTCCTCATAAATATGGTGGACGCCATAGGCATTGTCCCAGAAAATGCGGAAATCATCAGCGGCAGTTTCCATTGCCGCAAGTTCCTCGACAATTTGGTCACTATAGCATACGCCCTGGGGATTGGAGTGTAGTGGAACACACCAGATTCCTTTTATGAGGGGATCTTCTTTTACCAGTTTTTTTACAGTATCCATATCCGGACCGTCCTCATTGAGAGGAACAGGGATCATTTCGATCCCTAGCTCTTCGCATATGGTAAAGTGCCGGTCATATCCTG of the Luxibacter massiliensis genome contains:
- a CDS encoding aminotransferase class I/II-fold pyridoxal phosphate-dependent enzyme; protein product: MKPITDYSDEALRSLLRELQVQYKEAQAQNLKLNMARGKPAASQLDLSAPLLRTMENYTLADGTDARNYGILEGIIECRTLFGDLLGIDPEQIIIGGNASLNLMFDTISFLCLFGTGGCEPWLYHKHNDTPVKFLCPVPGYDRHFTICEELGIEMIPVPLNEDGPDMDTVKKLVKEDPLIKGIWCVPLHSNPQGVCYSDQIVEELAAMETAADDFRIFWDNAYGVHHIYEEVPLKDILTECAKAGNPDRPYYFFSTSKISFPGSGIALVASSTANITEFKKHMSAQTIGHDKLNQLRHVQFFKTPENIRNHMKKLADEIRPKFDIVLSKLGDSLKGSGLASWSNPKGGYFISLDTLSGCAARTVQLAREAGVTLTGAGATYPYGKDPKDSNIRIAPTYPVTAELEKAMDIFIICVKIAGIEKILG